One Salmo trutta chromosome 12, fSalTru1.1, whole genome shotgun sequence genomic region harbors:
- the LOC115204737 gene encoding protein phosphatase 1 regulatory subunit 3E: protein MLPPKNCLPRNYSCIAGLFGSLAADPRVEDVEGMELNGTSEPIEMHHVVDERPRGRESFLKPPQSPNLRRRCKSLPTPIERAKLEISRSRSPCSQKKVRFADSLGLELTSVKHFNDTDMPDVPERIMARFDRAPLHLNPFDKFPRAPTTQSIFMELQFKNPGTLPGFTEKVKEVKVLLECAEADEFSLSGVVRVLNMAFEKSVYLRFSINNWITFMDSLASYVPESSDGVTDKFSFKIITPTTFLESGGTFQFAIRYCVGGDEYWDNNDGVNYKVRRHRFKISPPREWEDGWIHFI, encoded by the coding sequence ATGCTGCCTCCCAAGAACTGCCTCCCGAGGAACTACAGCTGCATAGCTGGGTTGTTCGGGAGCTTGGCAGCAGACCCGAGAGTAGAAGACGTGGAGGGGATGGAGCTGAACGGAACAAGCGAGCCCATCGAGATGCACCATGTGGTGGATGAGAGACCAAGAGGCCGGGAATCCTTCCTCAAACCCCCGCAGAGTCCGAACCTGCGCCGAAGGTGCAAGTCTCTGCCGACCCCCATAGAGAGAGCGAAGCTTGAGATCTCCCGCAGCCGGAGTCCCTGCAGCCAGAAAAAGGTCCGTTTCGCCGACTCTCTGGGTCTGGAGCTCACCTCTGTGAAGCACTTCAATGACACAGACATGCCCGATGTGCCGGAGCGCATAATGGCCAGATTCGACAGGGCTCCCCTCCATCTGAACCCGTTTGATAAATTCCCCAGGGCACCGACCACCCAGTCAATTTTTATGGAGCTGCAATTCAAGAACCCCGGGACCCTACCAGGCTTTACTGAGAAAGTGAAAGAAGTGAAAGTGTTGTTGGAGTGTGCTGAAGCCGACGAGTTCAGTCTGTCCGGCGTCGTGCGGGTTTTGAACATGGCTTTCGAGAAAAGTGTCTATTTGAGGTTCTCAATCAACAACTGGATAACCTTTATGGACAGTCTGGCATCATATGTCCCAGAATCAAGCGACGGTGTGACAGACAAATTCTCCTTTAAGATAATCACCCCAACAACGTTTCTGGAGAGCGGAGGCACGTTCCAGTTTGCCATAAGATACTGCGTTGGTGGAGATGAGTATTGGGACAATAATGACGGGGTCAACTACAAAGTGCGACGCCACAGGTTTAAGATTTCCCCACCCCGTGAGTGGGAGGATGGCTGGATTCACTTCATCTAA